GGGATCATGATGAGCGGGCGCACGTCGACGCGCTCCTTCTTGAGCTCGGTCGCCGCCTCCATGATCGCGCGCACCTGCATCTGATAGATCTCGGGGAACACGATGCCGAGGCGGCAGACGCGCAGGCCGAGCATCGGATTCTCTTCGTGCAGCACGCGCACGCGGCGCAGCAGCCGTTCTTTGGCCGACAGCTCCGACGGATCGGACTTGCCGACGCGCAGCTCGGTCACCTCGACCAGCAGGTCTTCGAGGCTCGGCAGAAACTCGTGCAGCGGCGGATCGAGCAGCCGGATCGTCACCGGCAGACCCTTCATCGCGCGCAAGATGCCGCGGAAATCTTCGCGCTGCATCGGCAGCAGCTGCTCCAAGCACTTGCGCCGCGAATCGGGCGTCTCGGCCATGATCATCTCTTGGACCACGGGCAGCCGCTCGGTCTCCATGAACATGTGCTCGGTGCGGCACAGGCCGATGCCTTCCGCGCCGAAGTCGCGCGCCTTCTTGGCGTCTTCGGGCGTGTCGGCGTTCGCGTACACTCCCAAGCGCCGGTACTCGTCCGCCCACTTGAGGATGTGCTCGAATTGCGGCGTGAGTTTCGCCGCGGTCATCTGCAGCAGGCCGCGATACACGGTGCCGGTCGTGCCGTCGATCGTCAGCTCGTCGCCTTCCTTGACGACTTCGCCCTTGACGCTGAACTGGCGCGCGCGCAGGTCGATGAGCATCGCCTCGGCGCCCACGACGGCGGGCTTGCCCATGCCGCGCGCGACGACCGCCGCGTGCGAGGTGGCGCCGCCTTGCGAGGTGAGGATGCCTTCGGACGCGATCATGCCGTGCACGTCGTCCGGCGTCGTCATCGGACGCACGAGGATGGTCTTCTTGTTCTGGCGTTTCATCTCGACGGCGTCGTCCGGATCGAATACGACGATGCCTGCCGCCGCGCCCGGCGACGCATTGAGGCCCTTGACGATGACGTGCGCTTTTTGCTTTTCATCGATCTGCGCATGCAGCAGCGCGGCGATGGCGGCGGGCTCGATGCGCATGAGCGCTTCTTCGCGCGAGATGTGCCGCTCTTTGACCATGTCGGCCGCGATCTGCACCGCGGCGGCAGCGGCGCGCTTGCCCGAGCGCGTCTGCAGGATGTAGAGCTTGCCGCGCTCGATCGTGAATTCGATGTCCTGCATGTCGTGATAATGCTTTTCGAGCTTGTCCGCGGCGTCGAGGAACTGCTTGTAGACCTTGGGCTGCTGTTTTTCCAGTTCTGAGATCTTCACCGGGGTGCGCGAGCCGGAGACGACGTCTTCGCCTTGCGCGTTTTGCAGGAACTCGCCGTATAGTTTCTTCTGGCCCGTCGCCGGGTCGCGCGTGAAAGCCACGCCGGTCCCCGAGTCCGTGCCCATGTTGCCGAACACCATGGTCACGACGTTGACGGCGGTGCCCCACCAATCGGGATAGTGCGAATGCTTGCGGTATTCGATCGCGCGCTTGGAGTTCCATGAATTGAAGACCGCCTCGACCGCCATGCGCAGCTGGATGAAGACGTCCTCGGGAAAGTCTTTCTTGGTGTAGTGGCGCACCAGTGCCTTATATTCGCTCGTCATGTTGCGGAAGGCGAGCGCGGTGAGCTCGGACTCCGACGCGACGCGCGCCTTGGCGACGTAGCGCTTGAGCACTTCCTCGAACGGCTCTTTCTTCATGCCCAGCACGACGGTCGCGAACATCTGGACGAAGCGGCGATATGCATCCCACGCGAACTTGTCGTTCTTGGTCAGCACGACGAGCGCGTTGCAGGTGCGATTGTTGAGACCGAGGTTGAGCACGGTGTCCATCATGCCCGGCATGGAGACGCGCGCACCGGAACGAACCGAGACGAGCAGCGGGTTGACCTCTCCGCCGAACTCCTTGCCGGTCTTGCGTTCGAGCTCGACGACGCGGCGATGGATCTCTTCTTCTAATCCGTTGGGGAACTGGCGGCCCAGTTCGAAAAAGCGCCGGCAGACTTCGGTCGTCACGGTGAAACCGGGCGGCACCGGCAGCCCGATGCGCGTCATCTCTCCCAGGCCGGCGCCCTTTCCGCCGAGCAGGTCGCGCAGATCCGCGCCGCCTTCCTCGAACGAGTAGGTCATCTTGCCGAGGTGCAGCTTGGTCGGCGGCTCGAGCTTGCGCGAGGTCGCCTTTCGGGCCGAGGGCAGCGGAATGCGGCGGACCGGATCGTCTGGACCGATCTCGGCGAGCACGAGCCCGGCCAACCCGTCGGGTTTGGCTTTGCTCTTGACCTTGCCGTTGGTCTTGACCGCATCTTTGCCGCGCGCGGCGGGCTTAGCGAGCTTCTTGGACGATTTGGGCTGCTTGGCGCTCTTGGAGGGCTTCAAACCGCTTTCTCCCGGCTCTGGACGCCTATCGGGAAGGTCCCAGAGAAACGAGCGAGCCGGTAGAAAAGCGAAGGAAGGCTCGCTTAGCCATTCTTTGACGCGGGACAGTTGAAGTCCCGCCTCATTTGTCGTCAAGGCAGTCGCAGCGGGAACGAATCTCAAGTCAAGTGAACGGCGGCTGCGAGGAGATGGTGATGAATGCTTTGACCCTCGTAGTTCGCCGCATGCCCTTCGCCCTTGGCGGCATCATCGCGCTCGCCGCCGCGGCCGGGATCAGCGCGTGCAGCGCATCAGGTACCGCGCCGCTCGGGCAAGTGGTCGCAAGCCCGACCAGCCTCACCTTCACATGCACGACGGGCACGTTGACGTTCAGCATCACGCAGGCGAACTACAGTGGAACGTTCAGCGCAGTCAGCGCGAACACAAGCCTCGTGACCGTCTCACCGGCGTCATCGTCGGGCGCGTTCACAGCGACAGAGCAAGCCGCCACCGGCGTGGCGACCTCGATCACGGTCACGGGCGGCGGGAATATGACCGTGACCATTCCCGTGCAGTTGCCGAGCTGCGTCTGCCACCGCCACCACGACATGTGGGCGTCCGTCCTCTCGACACGCTAGCGCCGTCCGCAGGTTCCGCTGCTCACATAGGGTGAGGGTTCATGCGTTTGCCGTTCATCGGTTTGACGAGCGGATCGGAGTCGGCGAACGCGCCGTGCGGATTGGGCACGAGCCACATGCTCGCGATCCAGATCTCCGGCAGCTGGAAGACCGCGACGACGTCGCTCGGTCGTTTTGCGAGTCCCAACGTGACGAGTGGTTGCGCCGACGGATGCGCAGGGTCGCCGCCGTTGGCCTGATACGTCGGATTGAGCAGCGAGCCGTAGCGCATCATGCCGTCGGGCTCGCGCACGACGTAGTGCATGTGCGCGATGAAATGCACCCACCGTCCGGGTTGCAGTCCCCACAGCGCCGGCCTCTTCGTCCGGTCGGTGACGTGGGCCGTATAGTCGGCGCCGATCAAGCGGCCGCGAGCGTCGTACCATAGCTGCGTCGGGTGCTTCGGGTCGTCGGCGAACCAGCGTCGGTCGGTGTATGTAATGATCCCGTCTTGATCTTCATCGGTGTAGCGCAAGTAGCCAGCGGCCCGCGCCACGCTTTCGTCAGGAAAACGCGCGTGCAAGTCAGGTGTGATCGTCGCGATGAACGCCTGCTCCGCGCGGTCAGGAAACGGAGACAGCGACGGCTGCGCCGGAGGCATGGGCGAACCCGTTGCGCCGTGCGCGCTCGGGTTCTGGGCGTTCGGGCTTTGGGAACATGCCGTCAGCAGCGCAGCGATGACGGCGACGAACGCTGCGCGCGCCAAATCGCTCGTTAGGGTCCGACCGCTACGCCGAAATCCGCGTTGAACGTCACCGACGGTGGTATGACGGTCGGCGTGCTCGCGCCAGACAGCGGCGGCGTGAAGATCTTCAGCGAGCCGTCGGTGTTGTCGACGACGTACAACTTGCCGCTTGCGTCGAACATCATATCCTCGGGTACCGTCACGCCGGTGAGCTGATACGCCGACGTGCTCACCGCCGACAAGGGCGCCGTGAAAACCCATATCTTCATCGTGAACAGCTCGGCCACAAAGAGATCGCCGTTCGAGTCGACCGCGATACCGCGGAGTGCGGTGCCCCCGCCAGGGCAGCAGGCGATGGAGAACGCAGGAGCTCCCGTGTACGGCGCGTTGTATACATGGACCCCCGTCGTGCCGCCGTCATCGCCCACATACAATCGCCCGGACGCGTCGAAGGCCACGGAGAGGGCCGACGTGAGGCCGTTGGTGATCGTGGTCGGGACCTCAGCGCTCGTGATAGGCTGCGCGTAGACATTTACCGCTGCGCCCTGTGTCGGAACGTAGAGAGAGCGGTTGACGTCAAAAGCCGACGTCGAGCATCCGGTTGTTATGTTGGCGGTTGCCGTGCTTGAGGAAGACAGCGGCGCGGTGTAGTAACGGACCGTGTTTGCGCCGTCACAGACGGCCAAATCGCCCGTTGAGTCCACCGCTACGTCGCCAGGAAAGACAAGTCCGTTTGAGACCGTGTACAACGCCGTGCTCGATGCCGAGAAGGGCAACGAATAGACGGAGACGCCTTTGACCGACGTCGAGGTGTTATTCACATACAGGTGGCCCGGCATTGGCGTCGGGGCGGGCGCGGTCGAGGAGCTGCTGCACGCGGCAAGCGCTCCTACGAATATACCAAGGATGGCAAAGCGGACAACGCGCGTAGACATTCGACCTCCTTACGATGCGGTCGGGCCTCAAATACCGACTTTACGCGAGCTTCTCCTGTAGATAGCTATCGAGCCGGTCGAGCGCCACCCGCTCTTGGTGTTTTGTATCACGGTCGCGTACCGTGACATCCTTGTTTTCTAGGCTCTCGTAGTCGACGGTGATGCAGAACGGCGTGCCGATCTCGTCCTGGCGATAGTAGCGCTTACCGACGTTGCCCGAGTCGTCAAACGTCGTGCGCATGCGCGGGCGCAGGTCTTTTTCGATGCGCGACGCGAGCTCGACGATGTCCGGCTTGTTGCGCACGAGCGGGAAGACCGCGACTTTGTACGGCGCAAGCCGCGGGTGCAGGTGGAGCACCGCGCGATCCGCTTCCTTCTCATAGGCGTCGATAAGGAAGACGAGCAGCGCGCGATCGACGCCCAAGGCAGGCTCGACAACCGCAGGCAGATACTTGGCCTTGGTCTCTTCGTCGAAGTATGAAAGATCTTTGCCGCTGGCTTTGACGTGCTGCGTGAGGTCGAAGCAGCCGCGATGTGCGATGCCTTCCAATTCACCCCAGCCGAACGGATAATCGTACTCGAGATCGGTGGTCGCGCTGCTGTAGTGCGCGAGGTCAGTGCCTTCGTATTCGTGTTTGCGCAGCCGCTCGGGCTGCACGCCCAGCGACAGCCACCATTGGTAGCGCTGCTCGACCCAGTAGCGGTACCAGCGCAGACCTTCCGCCTCGTCCTCTGAGGGGACGAAATACTCCATCTCCATCAGCTCGAACTCGCGCGAGCGGAAGATGAAGTTGCCGGGCGTGATCTCGTTGCGAAATGCTTTGCCGATCTGCGCGATGCCGAAGGGCGGTTTCTTGCGCGCGGTCTGGTACGCGAGCTTGAAGTCGACGAACATCCCCTGTGCGGTCTCGGGCCGCAGGTAGGCTTCTGAGGATTGGTCCTCCATCGCGCCGACGTACGTCTTGAACATGAGATTGAACGCGCGCGGCGCCGTGAGCGTCTTGTTCCCGCACGCGGGGCACTGATCGCCCTTGACGTGATCGGCCCGAAAACGTTTCTTGCAGGTCTTGCAGTCCACCATCATGTCGGTGAAATTCTCGACGTGGCCCGACGCGCGCCACACCTCGGGGTTCATGATGATCGACGATTCGATGCCGACGACGTCGTCGCGCAGGGCCACCATCTCGCGCCACCAGGCCTCGCGCACGTTGCGCTTGAGCTCGACCCCGACCGGCCCGTAATCCCACATGCCGTTGATGCCGCCGTAGATCTCGCTCGACGGGAATATAAAACCGCGGCGCTTTGCGAGCGCCGTGATCTCTTCCATCGTCGGTTTCGGTCGGGTTGATGCCATCGGGTCGAGATTCGAAGCCGCGTCGTGCTTTTCCGCCCGGCGCATAAGGATCAGCGCGTGTCGCTGGTCTGCGTCATCTCGGTGACGAAAGGCTCCGCGACGGCATGGCGATAGCGGTATGGGTCGGGCGCATCGCTCGGCAGCGCGAGATCTTCGTCCGCAGCTGCATCATACGCGCGCTTGAACTTGGGCCCGGCTTCGCCGGTGTCCATCACCGCCATCACGTACGCGCGGATGAGGGCATGCGCGTACCCTTTCGATTTCGTGTCCGCCACGGTCCACACGACCGGCCGGAACGGCTGGTGCTTGTCCGCGCCGACCCCGGCCCAGAACACCAGCGGATCCCAGCGCGGCATCGCAGACGTCGGCCTGGTGACGAGCAGAATCGATCCCTCGTTCGGCTGGAGCTCCTCGATGACCGTGGCCATGAGCGTGACCGTGTCGACGCGATCAAATGTAGGCGTCGGCGTCGGCGTCGGCGTCGGCGTCGGGTTGGCCGAAGCGCCGGATTCTGCCAGCGCACGTTCCACTGACGCGGACGAAATCAGGCAACCCGCAAGCGCGAACGCAAGAGCGCGCCGCATCTGATCTTAGCCGGGGGCGCGGATGGCGCGCCAGATGTCGCCGATCTTCGGCGGTTTGCCGTACATGAGCACGCCGATGCGATACAGCCTGCCGGCCAGGCGCGTCAGACCCCAAATAGCCGCCAGCGAGAGCGCGATCGACAGGCCGACCTGCCACGCCGGCACGCTTGAGAGCGCGACGCGCGTGAACATGACCATCGGACTCACCAACGGGATCATCGAGGCGATCACCGCGAACGACTTGTCGGGGTCGTTGATCGCGAAGATCGAGACGACGTATGCGAGGATGATCGGGATCATTATCACGCCGTTGTACTGCTGCACATCCTCGGCTTTGCTGCACAGGGCGCCGACGCCGGCGAACAGCGCGGCATACGAGAAGAAACCCAATAGGAAGAACACGACGAGATAGATGAGCGTCGAGACGGGGATCGCGCCTGCCATCGCCGACTGCAGGCCAGCGGTATGGGGCGCATTTGGCATGTTGGCCTGCGCCGCTGCTGCTTGACGAGCGAGCGCGGCAGCGTCCGCATGCGAAAGGGTCCCTGAGATCACGACGACGAGCAATACGGCCGCGCCCGCGGCTGCGATGGCGAAGATGACCATCTGCGTGAGTGCGAGCGCGCCGATGCCGAAGATCTTGCCCGCGAGCAGTTGCGCTGGCCGCACGGCGCCGATCATCACCTCCATGACGCGATTGGATTTCTCCTCGATCACGCCTTGCGCGACCTGTACGCCGTACAAGATCGTCGCCGTGTAGAGCAAGATGAGCAGCACGTACACCAGACCGCCGGCGAGCGTTTCTTCGCTTTCGCTCTTGTAGCGTTCGTTAAGCGCAACCGTCTTGAACTGGAAATCGAGCGCGTGTTTGGCCGACGCCGCGGCCTGTCCGCTGAGCTCAGAGTTGATGACGACCGGCACCAGCCTGGAGCGCAGGCTGCCGGTCTTCTCGAGCAGGCTGGCCTGCCGAGGATAAAACGTGAACGCGAGCCCATCGGCCGTGCGGTATGCGACCAGCGCCCCGTCATATTTCTTCGATTTCACCTGCGCGGCGACGTCGGGGGGTAGCGATCCGTCGGTCGCTTTGTCGGCCGAGATCGAGACGTCGTAAGCGTCAGCGATCGCGCCGGCGACCGCTTTTGCCACTGATGGATCCGCTGCTACGATAACGATCTTCGGAGTGAACGTGTTGCCGAGCCACGGACCCAATAGCGGCAGCAGCGCAAGTGCGAACAGGCCGAGGACGACAAGCGCGGTACCGATGATGAAACTGCGGCTCTTGATGCGTTCGACGTACTCGCGTCTTATGATGATGCCGGTCGTGTTCACGCCGCGCTCTCCTCAGCTCTGACGTACTGCAAGTAGATGTCGTTGAGGCTGGGCTCGACGATCTCGAAATGATCGACAGGACCGGCCGTGATGGCGGCGCGCAGCAATCGTGCGGGCGAGATGTCGGGTGGCGCTTTGATGTTGACGTAGCCGTCCTCCGACGGGCGCACGCTCGCGCCCGGGAAGGCGCTGATGAAACTCAGGTCCGGGATCGCGGTCATGCGGATGAAGCGGTCGGGCCAGTTCTTCTTGATCTGCGCAAGGTTGCCGCTGACGACCGCATGCGAGCGGTCGATGATGCAGATGTCGCTGGTGAGCTCTTCGACCTGCTCCATGCGGTGGCTGGACAGCATGACGGCCGTCCCTGAGCGCACGAGATCGCGGATCGCATCCTTGAGAATCTCGACGTTGATCGGATCAAAGCCGGAGAACGGCTCGTCGAGCACGAGCAGCGGCGGGCGGTGGACGACCGCCGCGATGAACTGTACTTTTTGCTGATTGCCCTTGGAAAGCTCCGCGGGCTTCTTGCCCAGATTTTCGGTGAGCTTGAACGCGTCGGCGAGCTCTCCGATGCGCTTTTTCGCGTCCGCAGGCTCCATGCCGTGCAGCTCCGCGAAATACAGCAGCTGGTCGGCGACCTTCATCTGCGGATAGAGCCCGCGCTCTTCGGGCAGATAGCCGAACGTGTGGCGTACGTCCGCGTCGACGATCGTGCCCTGCCAGCTCACCGAGCCGCTGTCCGGTTGCAGGATGTCGAGCACGATGCGGATCGTCGTGGTCTTGCCCGCGCCGTTCGGACCGAGCAAGCCGAAGACCGCGCCCTGTTGCGCGCTGAACGACAGATCGCTGACGGCCACGGTCGCGCCGAATGACTTAGAGATGTTGCGGACCTCGAGCAAGACGTCGCCTCCGGTTCGGACTACGCCGTCTGGGCGTGGTCGACGCGCAGCTGGCCGCACGCGGCGGCGATGTCGTCGCCCATCGTGTGGCGCAGCGTGCTCGGCACGCCGCGCTCGCGCAGGATCTCTTGAAAGCGGTGCGTCGCAGCTGGGGACGAGCGGCCGTATGCAGCGGCGGTCGCGTTGTAGGGGATCAGGTTGACGTGATGGAGCGGACCGCCCAGCAGGTCGGCGAGCTGTCGTGCGTCATTGGGCGAGTCGTTCACGCCCGCGAGCATGATGTACTCGTAGAACACCTTGCGGTGCGTGTGCGCCACGTACGCCCTTGTGGCGGCCATCAGCTTGGCGATCGACCACTTCTTGTTGATGGGCATGAGCTTGGTGCGCAGGACATCGTCGGCCGCGTGCAGCGAGATCGCGAGATTGACCTGGATGCCTTCGCGCGTGAAGCGCTCGATGCCGGTGACCACGCCAGCCGTCGAGATGGTCATGTGGCGCGCACCGAGGTTGAAGCCGTTCGCATCGTTGAGCAGCGCGACGGCATCCATCACCTTGTCGTAGTTGAGGAATGGTTCGCCCATGCCCATGAACACGATGTTGGTGAGCGTCCGGTCTTCCGCGCGAGCGCGCCGCGCGGCCTCGATCGCCTGGTCGAAAATCTCAAGCGCGGTCAGGTTGCGGAAGAAACCGCCTTGTCCGGTCGCGCAGAAGTCGCACTTGAGGGCGCAGCCCGCCTGGGATGAGATGCATGCCGTGGTACGCCCGCCGCGATGGCGCATGAGCACGGCCTCCACCTCGTTGCCGCCCGCGAGCCCGAACAGCAGCTTCGTGGTCTGGCCGTCGCTCGACGTCGCCTCGTGGATCAGCTTGAGGCTCGAAAGCTTCATGGTGCTGCCGAGACGGTCGCGCAGCGCGCGCGGCAGCACGCTGATCTGATCGAAGCTGGGCACGAGCTCCTTGGCGGCGGCGCGATAGATCTGCGCGAGGCGGTAGCGCGGCAGCTCGAATGCCTGCGCAAGCGCATCGGCGCTTTCGAAGCCGGCCTCGTGCGCGCGCGCATCCCACCAGATGGCGAACGCATCGCGCTTGCCGGCGGCCGGCTGCGGCGCCGGTTTGATCGTCGTGGTCGTCACAGCTCCAGCTTCAATTCTTTGTCGTCCTCGGGTGGCGCGTGTGCTGCCGGCGCATCGTGCGCCGCGAGCTTTGCCGCGTCGAGCTCTGCCGCGTCGAGCTTTGCCCGCACCGCCAGCAGGTCAGCCCACACTAGTTTCTTCACGGCGGTCATGTTTCCGCCGGTCAGCCGCAAGATATACGCCGGGTGGTAGGTAGCCATGAGATCCGCGCCGTGCGGCCCCGCGTACCACATGCCGCGCTGGCGGGTGATGGAAAAGCCTGGTCCGAGAAACGACTTCGCGGCCGGCGCGCCCAGCGCGAGGATGACGCGCGGCCGCACGACTTCGAGCTCTTTCTCCAGATACTCGCGGCAGTTCGCCATCTCTTCCTGCATCGGCGCCCGATTAGCGATGCGACCGCCTTCATCGGTGGTCGCGCGGCACTTGATCGTATTGGTGATGAACACGTCCTCGCGACCCAGATCAATCGCTGCGAGCATCTTGGTGAGCAGTTCGCCCGCGCGGCCGACGAACGGCGCGCCTTGCTTGTCTTCCTGTTCCCCCGGTCCTTCGCCCACGATCACCAGCGCTGAAGTCGGATCGCCGACGCCGCAGACCACCTTCGTCCGCGTGTAGCCGATCGGGCAGCGCCGGCACGCTTCGACCACGTCATGCAATCGAGCCAGCTCGGCCGCTCGCGCCGCATGATCCGTCATCCGTGCACCAATGCGTGCACCCCGGCGCGCACTGCAAGCACGAGCGCGACGAAGATCGCGGCGTAGAGGACGTAGCGCGCGACCAGCGCGGCGGAGAGCGACCAATACCACGCGAGACCATGGTGTTTGATCCAATAGAGCCGCCGGCTGCGCTGGCGCCAGTTGAGCACGCCGAGACGCCCCCACCGCTTGCGGCTGCCGCCTTGCTCGGACTTGTGCATCGCGACGCATTGCGGCAAGAAGACGACGCGTCCCCCTTGGTCCCGCAGGCGATGCGCGAAGTCGATCTCCTCGTGATAAAGGAAGAAGCGCTCGTCGAAACCGCCGAGGCGCGCGAACGCGTCGGCCCGGATGAACATGGCGGCTCCAACGACCAAATCGACGTCGCGCTCGGTCGAATAGTCGAAATTGCGTAGCGCGTAGCCGTTTGACTGCGCGCGGAACCAGGGAAGCTCGCCCCAGGCGGAGCTGCGCAGAAATGCTTGCCACCAGGTGTCGAACTCACCGCACGACGGCGCGACGCTGCCGTCTTCATTGAGCAGTTTGGCGCCGGCCATCGAGACGTCGGGATGCGCGTCGAAATAGGTGACGGCGTTGGCGAGCAAGCCTGGCTGGGCACGCGCATCCGGATTGAGGAAGAGCAGCACAGGAGCACTCGCCGCGCGCGCGCCGATATTGCACGCCTTGGCGAAACCAAAATTCTGCCCGTTCTCGATGACGGTCACACCAGGGTACGCGGCTTTGGCGCGTGCCACGCTGTCGTCGCTCGAACCGTTGTCCGAGACGATCACTTGCGCGAAGGCGGGGTCTGCTTTGACCTCCGGCAGCCCGGCGATGGAGCGCAGGCACTCTTCAAGCTCGTCGGCGGCATCGTAGCTCACCACGATGACCGATATCGCGGACATGCAGCCTGCTTCTCTAAAAAAAACGAGCGTCTTGCAGACGCTCGTCGGGTGGTTCCGCATGGGCGGTCGAATTTATTCGACCGTTTCGGGCTACGAGGCTTTCTGGACCGTCGCAGGCTCCATGGGCGGCAGCGCGTTGAGCGCGTCCAAGATCATGGAGAGCGGGATGCCGTAACCCTCGCTCACTTGCTCGATCGTCTCGAATTCCGAGATCGCGCAGTGGGCGCATCCCCCGAGGTGAAAGTTGGCGAAGACTGCTCTCGCACCAGGGTGGAGAGCAAATGCTTCGCCGACGGTCAGGCTTTGATGAAACGTTGGACTGTCTGTACTGACGGCGACCACCCCCTTCTCCCGTCGTGCGCCGCCCGTTTCTCTCTTGGTCTGGCGGCAGCCGCGGGTTGATACGCGAGCAGTATTCTTGCCGGTACCTCGCCGAACCTCCGCACCCGATGGCAACCGCAACGGCCCTGGTACCAGAACGGACTTCGAGCCGCGACCTCGACCGTTCGAGTTTGACGTTCGATTGGGTGATGGTAGGCTTGAGCGGGCTGTTCGTCGGCGGGTTGTACGTCGACGGCTGGGCGCACAACCATCTCGACCGCATCGAGACCTTCTTCACGCCCTGGCACGCGATGTTCTACGGCGCGTTCCTTCTACTCGCGCTGGTGTTCGGCGCCTACTCGCTTGCCGGTTTGCGCGAGCGTCCGAAACAGATGGAGCGGTCGAGTTTACTCGACCGTTTAGGGCGCGCGATCCCGACCGGCTACGTGTGGTCGGCGCTCGGCATCGTGCTATTCACGCTCAGCGGACTCGGCGACATGCTTTGGCACATGCGCTTCGGTATCGAGAAGGATACGGAGGCGCTGCTCAGCCCGACGCATCTCGGACTGGCGACCGGCATGGCGCTCGTGCTGACTGGGCCGCTGCGCGCCGCCATCGCTCGAGGCGACGAAGCACGGGGTTCCGCGCTCTGGCCGGCCGTCCTTTCGCTGACCTGGCTGTATTGCGGCCTCACGTTCATGACGCAGTTCGCGCCAGCGCTCGCCGCATGGGGCATCGGTCCCAGGCCTTCGTCCGATCTGCTCGAGCTCAAGATCGATCGCTCGGTGACGGTGCAGCTGCTCGATGCCGCGCTGCTCAGCGGCGTCGTGCTGTACGCCGTACGCCAATGGGGCGCGCGGCTGCCGTTCGGCGCGATCACTGCGATCCTGCTCATCAACTCGCTGTTGATGGAGACGCAGCAGGGCGGCAACGAGCAGATCCTCGGCGTCGCGATCGCCGGGCTATGCAGCGACGCGCTTGTCGCGTGGCTGCGGCCGTCGGCGCAGCGCATCGCG
The sequence above is drawn from the Candidatus Eremiobacteraceae bacterium genome and encodes:
- the ppdK gene encoding pyruvate, phosphate dikinase → MKPSKSAKQPKSSKKLAKPAARGKDAVKTNGKVKSKAKPDGLAGLVLAEIGPDDPVRRIPLPSARKATSRKLEPPTKLHLGKMTYSFEEGGADLRDLLGGKGAGLGEMTRIGLPVPPGFTVTTEVCRRFFELGRQFPNGLEEEIHRRVVELERKTGKEFGGEVNPLLVSVRSGARVSMPGMMDTVLNLGLNNRTCNALVVLTKNDKFAWDAYRRFVQMFATVVLGMKKEPFEEVLKRYVAKARVASESELTALAFRNMTSEYKALVRHYTKKDFPEDVFIQLRMAVEAVFNSWNSKRAIEYRKHSHYPDWWGTAVNVVTMVFGNMGTDSGTGVAFTRDPATGQKKLYGEFLQNAQGEDVVSGSRTPVKISELEKQQPKVYKQFLDAADKLEKHYHDMQDIEFTIERGKLYILQTRSGKRAAAAAVQIAADMVKERHISREEALMRIEPAAIAALLHAQIDEKQKAHVIVKGLNASPGAAAGIVVFDPDDAVEMKRQNKKTILVRPMTTPDDVHGMIASEGILTSQGGATSHAAVVARGMGKPAVVGAEAMLIDLRARQFSVKGEVVKEGDELTIDGTTGTVYRGLLQMTAAKLTPQFEHILKWADEYRRLGVYANADTPEDAKKARDFGAEGIGLCRTEHMFMETERLPVVQEMIMAETPDSRRKCLEQLLPMQREDFRGILRAMKGLPVTIRLLDPPLHEFLPSLEDLLVEVTELRVGKSDPSELSAKERLLRRVRVLHEENPMLGLRVCRLGIVFPEIYQMQVRAIMEAATELKKERVDVRPLIMIPGVGTVTEMKALRDLVSAEAERIIKAAGTRVNYQIGTMIEMPRACMVAHRIAEHAEFFSFGTNDLTQLVFGYSRDDAEGSFIPVYLEKKILREDPFQVIDQDGVGEFMRMAMERGHITRPEMKIGICGEHGGDPVSVEFCHTLGLDYVSCSPFRVPVARLAAAQSVLKERAAEAAGSKKVDQD
- a CDS encoding ABC transporter permease: MNTTGIIIRREYVERIKSRSFIIGTALVVLGLFALALLPLLGPWLGNTFTPKIVIVAADPSVAKAVAGAIADAYDVSISADKATDGSLPPDVAAQVKSKKYDGALVAYRTADGLAFTFYPRQASLLEKTGSLRSRLVPVVINSELSGQAAASAKHALDFQFKTVALNERYKSESEETLAGGLVYVLLILLYTATILYGVQVAQGVIEEKSNRVMEVMIGAVRPAQLLAGKIFGIGALALTQMVIFAIAAAGAAVLLVVVISGTLSHADAAALARQAAAAQANMPNAPHTAGLQSAMAGAIPVSTLIYLVVFFLLGFFSYAALFAGVGALCSKAEDVQQYNGVIMIPIILAYVVSIFAINDPDKSFAVIASMIPLVSPMVMFTRVALSSVPAWQVGLSIALSLAAIWGLTRLAGRLYRIGVLMYGKPPKIGDIWRAIRAPG
- a CDS encoding ATP-binding cassette domain-containing protein translates to MLEVRNISKSFGATVAVSDLSFSAQQGAVFGLLGPNGAGKTTTIRIVLDILQPDSGSVSWQGTIVDADVRHTFGYLPEERGLYPQMKVADQLLYFAELHGMEPADAKKRIGELADAFKLTENLGKKPAELSKGNQQKVQFIAAVVHRPPLLVLDEPFSGFDPINVEILKDAIRDLVRSGTAVMLSSHRMEQVEELTSDICIIDRSHAVVSGNLAQIKKNWPDRFIRMTAIPDLSFISAFPGASVRPSEDGYVNIKAPPDISPARLLRAAITAGPVDHFEIVEPSLNDIYLQYVRAEESAA
- a CDS encoding uracil-DNA glycosylase, yielding MTDHAARAAELARLHDVVEACRRCPIGYTRTKVVCGVGDPTSALVIVGEGPGEQEDKQGAPFVGRAGELLTKMLAAIDLGREDVFITNTIKCRATTDEGGRIANRAPMQEEMANCREYLEKELEVVRPRVILALGAPAAKSFLGPGFSITRQRGMWYAGPHGADLMATYHPAYILRLTGGNMTAVKKLVWADLLAVRAKLDAAELDAAKLAAHDAPAAHAPPEDDKELKLEL
- a CDS encoding glycine--tRNA ligase, which produces MASTRPKPTMEEITALAKRRGFIFPSSEIYGGINGMWDYGPVGVELKRNVREAWWREMVALRDDVVGIESSIIMNPEVWRASGHVENFTDMMVDCKTCKKRFRADHVKGDQCPACGNKTLTAPRAFNLMFKTYVGAMEDQSSEAYLRPETAQGMFVDFKLAYQTARKKPPFGIAQIGKAFRNEITPGNFIFRSREFELMEMEYFVPSEDEAEGLRWYRYWVEQRYQWWLSLGVQPERLRKHEYEGTDLAHYSSATTDLEYDYPFGWGELEGIAHRGCFDLTQHVKASGKDLSYFDEETKAKYLPAVVEPALGVDRALLVFLIDAYEKEADRAVLHLHPRLAPYKVAVFPLVRNKPDIVELASRIEKDLRPRMRTTFDDSGNVGKRYYRQDEIGTPFCITVDYESLENKDVTVRDRDTKHQERVALDRLDSYLQEKLA
- the rlmN gene encoding 23S rRNA (adenine(2503)-C(2))-methyltransferase RlmN, whose amino-acid sequence is MTTTTIKPAPQPAAGKRDAFAIWWDARAHEAGFESADALAQAFELPRYRLAQIYRAAAKELVPSFDQISVLPRALRDRLGSTMKLSSLKLIHEATSSDGQTTKLLFGLAGGNEVEAVLMRHRGGRTTACISSQAGCALKCDFCATGQGGFFRNLTALEIFDQAIEAARRARAEDRTLTNIVFMGMGEPFLNYDKVMDAVALLNDANGFNLGARHMTISTAGVVTGIERFTREGIQVNLAISLHAADDVLRTKLMPINKKWSIAKLMAATRAYVAHTHRKVFYEYIMLAGVNDSPNDARQLADLLGGPLHHVNLIPYNATAAAYGRSSPAATHRFQEILRERGVPSTLRHTMGDDIAAACGQLRVDHAQTA